The proteins below are encoded in one region of Coffea arabica cultivar ET-39 chromosome 4c, Coffea Arabica ET-39 HiFi, whole genome shotgun sequence:
- the LOC113739758 gene encoding G-type lectin S-receptor-like serine/threonine-protein kinase CES101 isoform X1, translating to MARMISTSNGHLATFSCFIAYFIAMICTLSGAKETLGVGESLKLQNGEILESSNQRFRFLSDRSSSLLVIQFVYLKHSVNVWAANSYLAAPSRPRISAITMNESGRLEVYGQGSPHVAVFTVNAQQKVMISKTSATLLDNGNLVLRSSSGRTVWQSFDYPSHHTRLSSGMKLEISLLSQKSTASMQAAASGPSLPLAPGSPSFLVGPPSGRKKSKSSRVVLYVVSASVAAFLTAIVLCKLRSRILRYRRESMDSETPELDDKGDDESLFFSFTSIDIATDHFSEENKLGQGGFGPVYKGKLVNGLAIAVKRLNRMSGHGIEQFKNEVKVISKLQHRNLVKLLGYCIEKEERLLVYEYLPNNSLDSVLFDAAKRDILDWKRRLKIVEGVAQGLLYLHKYSRLKIIHRDLKTSNVLLDTDLNPKISDFGTARIFGENELRGSTKNVVGTYGYMSPEYAMDGIFSEKSDVFSFGVMILEIISGKKNTSFCDSDRHLNLIGHVWDLWTEGRISEIIDSCLDERIPRSEALQYVRVGLLCVQENAADRPTMLDVASMLLNGSMVLDSPKRPAFSEIMSLNKAKLRGNPEFCSVNAITVTDKEGR from the exons ATGGCAAGAATGATCAGTACATCAAACGGCCATTTGGCaacattttcttgttttattgcTTACTTTATTGCCATGATATGTACACTTTCTGGAGCTAAAGAAACACTAGGAGTTGGTGAATCtctaaaattacaaaatggagAGATCTTGGAGTCCTCCAATCAGCGTTTTCGGTTCCTGAGTGATCGTTCTTCTTCACTCTTGGTAATTCAGTTCGTGTATCTGAAGCATTCAGTCAATGTCTGGGCTGCCAATAGTTATCTGGCTGCACCATCCAGGCCTCGAATTTCAgccataaccatgaatgaaagTGGAAGGCTAGAGGTTTATGGCCAGGGAAGCCCACATGTTGCAGTATTCACTGTGAATGCTCAACAGAAAGTTATGATCAGCAAGACTAGTGCAACTCTGCTTGATAACGGGAACTTAGTTCTGAGATCAAGTTCTGGGCGTACCGTTTGGCAAAGCTTTGATTATCCTTCTCATCATACACGGCTATCATCTGGAATGAAACTTGAGATTTCTCTGTTGAGCCAGAAAAGTACAGCAAGTATGCAGGCTGCTGCTTCTGGCCCTTCACTTCCTCTCGCTCCTGgttctccttcatttcttgtTGGACCTCCCAGTGGAAGAAAGAAATCGAAGAGTTCAAGGGTAGTGTTATATGTTGTTAGTGCTTCTGTTGCCGCTTTTCTGACAGCTATAGTACTTTGCAAACTGCGGTCGAGAATACTAAGATATCGTCGAGAAAGCATGGATTCAGAAACGCCAGAGCTTGATGACAAAGGGGATGATGAATCACTGTTCTTCAGTTTTACAAGCATAGATATTGCGACAGATCATTTCTCTGAGGAAAATAAACTCGGCCAAGGAGGATTTGGTCCTGTCTACAAG GGTAAGCTGGTTAATGGGCTAGCGATTGCAGTTAAAAGACTGAATAGAATGTCAGGACATGGAATTGAACAATTCAAGAATGAAGTCAAAGTGATCTCAAAGCTGCAGCATCGAAACCTTGTTAAACTTTTGGGCTATTGCATTGAAAAAGAAGAGCGTTTATTAGTATACGAGTACTTGCCGAATAACAGTCTAGATTCGGTACTTTTTG ATGCAGCAAAGCGGGATATATTGGATTGGAAAAGACGGTTGAAAATTGTTGAAGGGGTAGCTCAAGGGCTTCTGTACCTCCACAAGTATTCCAGATTAAAAATCATCCATAGAGATCTGAAAACGAGCAATGTTTTATTGGACACGGACctgaatcccaaaatttcagatttcggAACTGCCAGAATTTTCGGAGAGAATGAACTGCGCGGAAGTACGAAGAACGTTGTAGGGACATA tggttaTATGTCTCCTGAATATGCCATGGATGGGATTTTCTCCGAGAAGTCTGATGTATTTAGCTTTGGAGTCATGATTCTTGAGATCATAAGCGGAAAGAAGAACACTTCTTTCTGTGATTCGGATCGTCACCTAAACTTAATCGGACAT GTGTGGGATTTATGGACAGAAGGAAGAATTTCAGAGATCATTGATTCTTGTTTGGATGAAAGGATTCCAAGGAGTGAAGCACTACAATATGTTCGTGTTGGCTTGTTATGTGTGCAAGAAAACGCAGCAGATAGACCAACAATGTTAGATGTGGCATCTATGCTCCTGAATGGATCAATGGTACTTGACTCTCCTAAGCGACCAGCTTTTTCTGAAATTATGAGCCTCAACAAAGCCAAGTTGCGTGGAAATCCAGAATTTTGTTCTGTGAACGCCATCACAGTTACAGATAAAGAGGGCCGATGA
- the LOC113739758 gene encoding G-type lectin S-receptor-like serine/threonine-protein kinase CES101 isoform X2 — protein sequence MARMISTSNGHLATFSCFIAYFIAMICTLSGAKETLGVGESLKLQNGEILESSNQRFRFLSDRSSSLLVIQFVYLKHSVNVWAANSYLAAPSRPRISAITMNESGRLEVYGQGSPHVAVFTVNAQQKVMISKTSATLLDNGNLVLRSSSGRTVWQSFDYPSHHTRLSSGMKLEISLLSQKSTASMQAAASGPSLPLAPGSPSFLVGPPSGRKKSKSSRVVLYVVSASVAAFLTAIVLCKLRSRILRYRRESMDSETPELDDKGDDESLFFSFTSIDIATDHFSEENKLGQGGFGPVYKGKLVNGLAIAVKRLNRMSGHGIEQFKNEVKVISKLQHRNLVKLLGYCIEKEERLLVYEYLPNNSLDSVLFAKRDILDWKRRLKIVEGVAQGLLYLHKYSRLKIIHRDLKTSNVLLDTDLNPKISDFGTARIFGENELRGSTKNVVGTYGYMSPEYAMDGIFSEKSDVFSFGVMILEIISGKKNTSFCDSDRHLNLIGHVWDLWTEGRISEIIDSCLDERIPRSEALQYVRVGLLCVQENAADRPTMLDVASMLLNGSMVLDSPKRPAFSEIMSLNKAKLRGNPEFCSVNAITVTDKEGR from the exons ATGGCAAGAATGATCAGTACATCAAACGGCCATTTGGCaacattttcttgttttattgcTTACTTTATTGCCATGATATGTACACTTTCTGGAGCTAAAGAAACACTAGGAGTTGGTGAATCtctaaaattacaaaatggagAGATCTTGGAGTCCTCCAATCAGCGTTTTCGGTTCCTGAGTGATCGTTCTTCTTCACTCTTGGTAATTCAGTTCGTGTATCTGAAGCATTCAGTCAATGTCTGGGCTGCCAATAGTTATCTGGCTGCACCATCCAGGCCTCGAATTTCAgccataaccatgaatgaaagTGGAAGGCTAGAGGTTTATGGCCAGGGAAGCCCACATGTTGCAGTATTCACTGTGAATGCTCAACAGAAAGTTATGATCAGCAAGACTAGTGCAACTCTGCTTGATAACGGGAACTTAGTTCTGAGATCAAGTTCTGGGCGTACCGTTTGGCAAAGCTTTGATTATCCTTCTCATCATACACGGCTATCATCTGGAATGAAACTTGAGATTTCTCTGTTGAGCCAGAAAAGTACAGCAAGTATGCAGGCTGCTGCTTCTGGCCCTTCACTTCCTCTCGCTCCTGgttctccttcatttcttgtTGGACCTCCCAGTGGAAGAAAGAAATCGAAGAGTTCAAGGGTAGTGTTATATGTTGTTAGTGCTTCTGTTGCCGCTTTTCTGACAGCTATAGTACTTTGCAAACTGCGGTCGAGAATACTAAGATATCGTCGAGAAAGCATGGATTCAGAAACGCCAGAGCTTGATGACAAAGGGGATGATGAATCACTGTTCTTCAGTTTTACAAGCATAGATATTGCGACAGATCATTTCTCTGAGGAAAATAAACTCGGCCAAGGAGGATTTGGTCCTGTCTACAAG GGTAAGCTGGTTAATGGGCTAGCGATTGCAGTTAAAAGACTGAATAGAATGTCAGGACATGGAATTGAACAATTCAAGAATGAAGTCAAAGTGATCTCAAAGCTGCAGCATCGAAACCTTGTTAAACTTTTGGGCTATTGCATTGAAAAAGAAGAGCGTTTATTAGTATACGAGTACTTGCCGAATAACAGTCTAGATTCGGTACTTTTTG CAAAGCGGGATATATTGGATTGGAAAAGACGGTTGAAAATTGTTGAAGGGGTAGCTCAAGGGCTTCTGTACCTCCACAAGTATTCCAGATTAAAAATCATCCATAGAGATCTGAAAACGAGCAATGTTTTATTGGACACGGACctgaatcccaaaatttcagatttcggAACTGCCAGAATTTTCGGAGAGAATGAACTGCGCGGAAGTACGAAGAACGTTGTAGGGACATA tggttaTATGTCTCCTGAATATGCCATGGATGGGATTTTCTCCGAGAAGTCTGATGTATTTAGCTTTGGAGTCATGATTCTTGAGATCATAAGCGGAAAGAAGAACACTTCTTTCTGTGATTCGGATCGTCACCTAAACTTAATCGGACAT GTGTGGGATTTATGGACAGAAGGAAGAATTTCAGAGATCATTGATTCTTGTTTGGATGAAAGGATTCCAAGGAGTGAAGCACTACAATATGTTCGTGTTGGCTTGTTATGTGTGCAAGAAAACGCAGCAGATAGACCAACAATGTTAGATGTGGCATCTATGCTCCTGAATGGATCAATGGTACTTGACTCTCCTAAGCGACCAGCTTTTTCTGAAATTATGAGCCTCAACAAAGCCAAGTTGCGTGGAAATCCAGAATTTTGTTCTGTGAACGCCATCACAGTTACAGATAAAGAGGGCCGATGA